The sequence TACCTGATAATCCATTGCCAGCCCGTACAGAATGCCGGTGACCAGAATCGGCATAAAGCTGAGCAGTGGTCCTCCTGTATCGAAACCAAACAGGGAATGCAGCCAACCCCACTGGTAGACAGCTGTAGTCAGACCAAAGGTAGCTAGAATGCTGAGAATAAAGCCGACGGTTGCTTTGATCGGAACGATGATCGACCGGAAGACAAGCAGCAGGATGATCAGTGACAGGATCACGATGATGCCGATATACAGAGGGAAAGCAGTGGAAAGCTTGGATGACATATCGATATTGATGGCGGTAAAGCCGGTCACGCCGAGCTTGATGTTATTCCCAGTTGCGATGCTGGAAGCGGGATCGCGCAGATCCTGCACCAGATCTTTTGTCGCTGTATCTGTCGGGCCTGTTTTAGGGATCAGGCTGATAATGGCGATATCACCGGTTGCATTGACGCCCATGGGGGACACCAGTGTGACGTTATCATGCATTTGGATCTCCTGAACCAGCTTACCGAGCAGTTCCATTGAAATTTTATCGGACGGGTTGTTCGGCTGAGCTACGAGTAGCAGTGGTCCATTAAAGCCTTCACCGAAGCCTTTGGAGATGATGTCATAGCTTTGGCGTGCCGGAGTATCTAAGTTGGCCGAGGCACCGGACGGAATGCCCAGTTCCATTTTGGTAACTGGAATTGCCGCTGTTCCCAGAACCAGGACAACCAAAATAATGATGACCCAACGGTATTTCACTGTAATGTTCGCCCAACGGTGCGAGAACCCGTGGCTGGCTTTATTTCCGGAGAGAGTGCTCTTCGTACGGGCTTTGGCTGTGCAGATCCGTTCACCGACCAGACCCAACAGCGCAGGCAGCAGGGTTAGTGCCAGCAGGACATTGACCAGAACGCTGGCAGCGGCAACGAGTGCCATGGTCGACAAGAAGCCGATGCCGATAACTAGCATGCCGCAGAGGGCGATAATTACGGTCAGACCGGCGAAGAAGACGGCGCTGCCGGCGGTACCCAATGCCCGGCTTGCCGCTTCGCCAGCGCTTAATTTCTCATCGAGAATGAGTCGCCGCTGTCTGTTTACGATGAACAATGAGTAGTCGATGCCGACAGCCAGACCAATCATAACAGCGAGAATTGGCGTGATGTCATTCATCTGGATAATACTTGAGAGGGCAAACGCACCACCGACGCTGATTCCTACGCCGAGGAGCGCGGTGAGTAGCGGCAACCCAGCGGCAACGACCGAGCCAAGCGTAATAAACAGCACCACTGCAGCAACGACAACGCCCACCACTTCTGTCGATCCGATGGCTGGAATGCTCTTCAGCGAATCGCTCGGAATGGCCGTGATGCCGGAGCCTGCCTGCTCGACTTCGGTCACGGTGCTGATAAT comes from Paenibacillus sp. 19GGS1-52 and encodes:
- a CDS encoding MMPL family transporter, giving the protein MSTFLYRLGKSAYSKPWYFLMAWIVILGVIGAMLGVNGIQSSSEMKIEGTESQKVLDMLVKELPAAAGGQASVAFTAPDGERLDTPERVALLQKAINDVYNMEYIINPAKLAAQAAAAGQSATADQSAAADPSAAADQSAAADPSAAAGQPAAADPSAAAGQTAPYGPLMADGVPIPGVMLSGDGSIALFQFQFTVQQTSLPASVPDNIISTVTEVEQAGSGITAIPSDSLKSIPAIGSTEVVGVVVAAVVLFITLGSVVAAGLPLLTALLGVGISVGGAFALSSIIQMNDITPILAVMIGLAVGIDYSLFIVNRQRRLILDEKLSAGEAASRALGTAGSAVFFAGLTVIIALCGMLVIGIGFLSTMALVAAASVLVNVLLALTLLPALLGLVGERICTAKARTKSTLSGNKASHGFSHRWANITVKYRWVIIILVVLVLGTAAIPVTKMELGIPSGASANLDTPARQSYDIISKGFGEGFNGPLLLVAQPNNPSDKISMELLGKLVQEIQMHDNVTLVSPMGVNATGDIAIISLIPKTGPTDTATKDLVQDLRDPASSIATGNNIKLGVTGFTAINIDMSSKLSTAFPLYIGIIVILSLIILLLVFRSIIVPIKATVGFILSILATFGLTTAVYQWGWLHSLFGFDTGGPLLSFMPILVTGILYGLAMDYQVFLVSSMREAYVHGRHGNESVVHGYDLASRVVLAAGVIMVSVFAGFIFAPDAMIKQIGFALAFGILIDAFIIRMTLVPAVMSVFGDKAWWLPKWLDRLLPNLDVEGDKLLTKLHAEQGHKK